In the Pseudomonas sp. ADAK2 genome, one interval contains:
- a CDS encoding acyl-CoA thioesterase, with protein MRFSDLLDAVRSQPQDLSIPAEWGQGRASFGGLVAALQYEAMRAKVPADRPVRSLAITFVGPVEPGVPVSFEVDVLREGKAVSQVLGRAMQKGQVVTLIQGSFGASRPSEVAVAALPAPEFKHWDDCQELPYIKGVTPEFMKHLAMRWSVGGLPFTGNKSRDMGGWVRLRGEVKEEALSEAHILALVDAWPPALLPHLNKPAMGSTLTWTIEFVQPLLALSTLDWCKYLVEIEHAADGYGHAAAKLWSADGQLIAMSRQTVTIFA; from the coding sequence ATGCGCTTTTCCGATCTGCTCGACGCTGTCCGCAGCCAGCCGCAGGATCTGTCCATTCCCGCCGAATGGGGTCAGGGCCGCGCCAGTTTCGGTGGCCTGGTCGCCGCGTTGCAGTACGAAGCCATGCGCGCGAAAGTCCCGGCGGATCGTCCGGTGCGCTCGTTGGCGATCACCTTTGTCGGCCCGGTCGAACCCGGTGTGCCGGTGAGTTTTGAAGTGGATGTGTTGCGCGAAGGCAAGGCCGTCAGCCAGGTGCTGGGCCGGGCGATGCAGAAAGGCCAGGTGGTGACGTTGATCCAGGGCAGTTTCGGTGCCTCGCGACCTTCCGAAGTAGCCGTTGCGGCGCTACCGGCGCCCGAGTTCAAACACTGGGACGACTGCCAGGAACTGCCTTACATCAAAGGCGTGACCCCGGAATTCATGAAGCACCTGGCGATGCGTTGGAGCGTTGGCGGGCTGCCGTTCACCGGCAATAAATCCCGAGATATGGGTGGTTGGGTGCGCTTGCGTGGGGAGGTGAAGGAAGAGGCGCTGAGCGAGGCGCATATCCTGGCGTTGGTCGACGCTTGGCCACCGGCCCTGTTGCCGCACCTGAACAAACCGGCGATGGGCAGTACGCTGACCTGGACCATCGAATTCGTCCAGCCGTTGCTGGCGCTTAGCACTCTCGACTGGTGCAAGTACCTGGTAGAGATCGAACACGCCGCGGACGGCTACGGTCATGCAGCGGCGAAGCTGTGGAGCGCCGACGGTCAGTTGATCGCCATGAGCCGGCAGACCGTGACGATATTCGCCTGA
- a CDS encoding Mpo1-like protein: protein MGKRHPNLPAWQWKSYPNNHQHPTNLALHLIAVPLFIIGFLLIVSGVFSLSLVNIVIGVIGVIAGLGLQRHGHSLEAQASEPFSDRKDAMSRLLVEQFLTFPRFFLSGGWWRAWRKRHRR from the coding sequence ATGGGCAAACGTCACCCCAACCTTCCGGCCTGGCAATGGAAGTCCTACCCGAACAATCACCAGCACCCGACCAATCTGGCCTTGCACCTGATTGCCGTGCCGCTGTTCATCATCGGCTTCCTGCTGATTGTCTCCGGGGTGTTCAGCCTGAGCCTGGTGAACATCGTGATTGGCGTCATCGGCGTGATTGCCGGCCTGGGTTTGCAGCGCCACGGTCACAGCCTAGAGGCACAAGCCTCCGAGCCGTTCAGTGATCGCAAGGATGCCATGTCGCGCTTGCTGGTCGAGCAGTTCCTGACCTTTCCGCGGTTCTTCCTCAGCGGCGGCTGGTGGCGCGCCTGGCGCAAGCGCCACCGGCGCTGA
- a CDS encoding methyl-accepting chemotaxis protein has product MGAWLSNISLKYKFWAVNAVAFVTTLLLVLYAVQLEQQARSHASQASAQAQARLLSAWPAGQPLPKADNVLTFSHGQAPRLNEQPILELTDTNNGWVEINAMPLFGDNPLMGAEVFSRADGQQVAVIAYGPSLSQVFSERFLNYAMAVAILMLAMLGASQLLIRFLLSQLNTLKDVMLHVEKTGDLSARVPLACKDEVGQMANAFNAMQAGYQRVVNTVANTARQLDVGAARLAASMNEVRHGMLGQQSETDQAATAINEMTATVYHIAQHAGATRDLSQSADTLAGSGQEVVSRVQKSIAGLSSGVQQTAEMIQRLAEDSQKINGVVGVIHSIAEQTNLLALNAAIEAARAGEMGRGFAVVADEVRNLAKRVQASTDEITLMVSALQAGTRDAVDFMQESSFKADDCVQQAQEAGAALAQITSAVAQMRESNTQIAVAAEQQSHVAEEMNRSVVSIRDVTENTVQQTVDSANTSNELATLAGELSKAIGQLKL; this is encoded by the coding sequence ATGGGTGCCTGGCTTAGCAACATCTCGCTGAAATACAAATTCTGGGCGGTCAACGCGGTCGCCTTCGTCACCACCCTGCTGTTGGTGTTGTACGCCGTGCAGCTCGAACAACAGGCCCGCAGCCACGCGTCCCAGGCGTCGGCCCAGGCCCAGGCGCGCTTGCTCAGCGCCTGGCCCGCCGGGCAACCGCTGCCCAAGGCTGACAACGTGCTGACTTTCAGTCACGGCCAGGCGCCACGGTTGAACGAACAACCGATATTGGAGCTGACAGACACCAACAACGGTTGGGTCGAGATCAACGCCATGCCGCTGTTCGGCGACAACCCGTTGATGGGCGCCGAGGTGTTCAGTCGCGCCGACGGCCAGCAAGTCGCGGTGATCGCTTACGGCCCGAGCCTGAGCCAAGTGTTCAGCGAACGTTTCCTCAACTATGCGATGGCGGTGGCGATCCTGATGCTGGCGATGCTCGGCGCGTCGCAATTGCTGATCCGCTTCCTGCTCAGCCAACTCAACACCTTGAAAGACGTGATGCTGCACGTTGAGAAAACCGGCGACCTGTCGGCCCGCGTGCCTTTGGCGTGCAAAGATGAAGTCGGGCAGATGGCCAATGCCTTCAACGCGATGCAGGCCGGTTATCAGCGGGTGGTCAACACCGTCGCCAACACCGCGCGGCAACTGGACGTCGGCGCGGCACGTTTGGCGGCGAGCATGAATGAGGTGCGTCACGGCATGCTCGGCCAGCAAAGCGAAACCGATCAGGCGGCCACGGCGATCAATGAAATGACCGCCACGGTTTATCACATCGCCCAGCACGCCGGCGCCACCCGCGACCTGTCGCAAAGCGCCGACACCCTGGCTGGCAGTGGCCAGGAAGTGGTCAGTCGGGTGCAGAAGTCGATTGCCGGATTATCCAGCGGCGTGCAGCAGACCGCCGAGATGATCCAGCGCCTGGCCGAGGACAGTCAGAAGATCAACGGCGTGGTCGGTGTGATTCACAGCATCGCCGAGCAAACCAACCTGCTGGCGCTCAATGCCGCCATCGAAGCGGCGCGAGCCGGGGAAATGGGTCGCGGCTTTGCGGTGGTCGCCGACGAGGTGCGCAACCTGGCCAAGCGTGTGCAGGCCTCGACCGATGAAATCACCCTGATGGTGTCGGCCTTGCAGGCCGGGACCCGGGACGCGGTGGACTTCATGCAGGAAAGCTCGTTCAAGGCTGACGATTGCGTGCAGCAGGCTCAGGAAGCCGGCGCGGCGTTAGCGCAAATCACCAGCGCCGTGGCGCAGATGCGGGAAAGCAATACGCAGATCGCCGTCGCCGCCGAACAGCAGAGTCATGTGGCGGAGGAAATGAATCGGTCGGTGGTGAGCATTCGCGACGTGACCGAAAACACCGTGCAGCAGACCGTGGATTCGGCGAACACCAGTAATGAATTGGCGACGTTGGCAGGGGAGTTGAGCAAGGCGATCGGGCAGTTGAAACTCTGA
- a CDS encoding TatD family hydrolase translates to MQLIDIGVNLTNPSFDDKHQAVLDRAYAAGVCQLVLTGTSVEGSEQALELCRRLDESAQRLFATAGIHPHSASDWNADSERSLRSLLQEPNMVAVGECGLDFNRDFSPRPQQEKVLEHHLAMAVELQLPVFLHERDASQRLLEILRDYRDQLPAAVVHCFTGEKKALFSYLDLDLHIGITGWICDERRGTHLHPLVKEIKRGRLMLESDAPYLLPRSLRPKPKNGRNEPAYLTEVLREVALHRGESEEDLAAHTTACARAFFGLPSID, encoded by the coding sequence ATGCAACTCATCGATATCGGCGTCAACCTGACCAACCCCAGTTTCGACGATAAACACCAGGCTGTACTCGACCGCGCCTATGCCGCCGGGGTCTGCCAATTGGTGCTCACCGGCACCAGTGTCGAGGGCAGCGAACAGGCCCTGGAGCTGTGCCGGCGACTGGATGAAAGCGCGCAACGGCTGTTCGCCACTGCCGGCATTCACCCCCACTCCGCCAGCGACTGGAACGCTGACAGCGAGCGTAGCCTGCGCAGTTTGCTCCAGGAGCCGAACATGGTGGCCGTGGGCGAATGCGGGCTGGATTTCAATCGCGACTTCTCGCCGCGCCCACAACAGGAAAAAGTCCTCGAGCACCATCTGGCCATGGCGGTCGAACTGCAATTGCCGGTGTTCCTGCATGAGCGCGACGCCAGTCAGCGTCTGCTGGAAATCCTCCGTGACTACCGCGATCAATTGCCGGCCGCCGTGGTGCATTGCTTCACCGGGGAAAAGAAAGCGCTGTTCAGTTACCTCGACCTGGATTTGCACATCGGCATCACCGGCTGGATCTGCGACGAGCGTCGGGGCACGCATTTGCATCCTTTAGTGAAAGAAATCAAACGCGGCCGCTTGATGCTGGAAAGCGATGCGCCTTATCTGCTGCCGCGCAGCCTGCGGCCGAAACCGAAGAACGGGCGCAATGAGCCGGCGTACCTGACCGAGGTCTTGCGCGAAGTGGCGTTGCATCGGGGCGAGAGCGAGGAAGACTTGGCAGCGCATACCACGGCGTGTGCGCGAGCATTCTTTGGGCTGCCTTCAATCGATTGA
- a CDS encoding transglycosylase SLT domain-containing protein, with protein sequence MTRPSVLLLLCCSLLLPMPAVARLAGPLQAVPSTKVRDLADIRSSRVLKVLVNQSRNSSGEVQGQAIGVEYHRLRAFEQYLNGHARDGQEITLKIIPKAKDQLLGALQRGEGDLVAPGELLDPQSGHAISTSEPIASNVPLILVGIKGERRYTKLEQLSGKTLALPTGSAAGDAVSQINQKLALHKLAPVKVEWVDPSLAVEDVLEMVQGGIFHLTIVEQPIAERWGKILPKLRIDRQVLISEPGEEYWFVRRDASMLRASIDRFLTTYKKPSDEDVAFLRIYRRLYQVHYPLAKADRQRLEKLRPVLQKHADAQGMDWLNLAALAFKESALQPGARSGSGPTGLMQITPSAAQRVGVNNIQNLDANVQAGAKYLAMIRRKFFSSPKLNERERMAFVLAAYNMGPERVQGMRAEARRRGLNPNQWFFQVERIAMEQVGMGAVSYVNSVNKYYLAFDRERESLEPPGQKVASRK encoded by the coding sequence ATGACACGTCCCTCGGTTTTGCTACTGCTGTGTTGTTCGTTGCTGCTGCCGATGCCGGCGGTCGCGCGTCTGGCCGGACCGCTGCAAGCCGTGCCGTCGACCAAAGTGCGCGACCTGGCGGACATCCGCAGCAGCCGTGTGCTGAAAGTCCTGGTCAACCAGAGCCGCAACAGCTCCGGCGAAGTCCAGGGCCAGGCCATCGGTGTCGAATACCATCGCCTGCGAGCCTTCGAGCAATACCTCAACGGCCATGCGCGCGACGGCCAGGAAATCACCCTCAAGATCATCCCCAAGGCCAAGGATCAACTGCTCGGCGCCTTGCAGCGCGGCGAGGGCGATCTGGTGGCGCCGGGGGAACTCCTCGATCCGCAATCGGGGCACGCCATCAGTACCAGTGAACCGATTGCCAGCAACGTGCCGCTGATTCTGGTCGGCATCAAGGGCGAACGCCGCTACACCAAACTCGAACAACTCTCCGGCAAAACCCTGGCGCTGCCCACGGGCAGTGCCGCCGGGGATGCGGTCAGCCAGATCAATCAAAAACTCGCCCTGCACAAACTGGCGCCGGTGAAGGTCGAGTGGGTCGACCCGAGCCTGGCGGTCGAAGATGTGTTGGAGATGGTCCAGGGTGGCATCTTCCACCTGACCATCGTCGAGCAACCGATTGCCGAGCGCTGGGGCAAGATCCTGCCCAAGTTGCGAATCGATCGACAAGTGCTGATCAGCGAGCCCGGCGAGGAATATTGGTTCGTGCGCCGCGATGCCTCGATGCTGCGGGCGAGCATCGATCGCTTCCTCACCACCTACAAAAAGCCGTCGGATGAGGACGTGGCGTTCCTGCGCATCTACCGACGCCTGTATCAAGTGCACTATCCACTGGCCAAGGCCGACCGACAGCGTCTGGAAAAACTCCGCCCGGTGTTGCAGAAACACGCGGACGCCCAAGGCATGGACTGGCTGAACCTGGCGGCGCTGGCGTTCAAGGAGTCGGCGCTGCAACCCGGGGCCCGCAGTGGCAGTGGCCCGACTGGTTTGATGCAGATCACGCCGTCCGCAGCCCAGCGGGTCGGGGTCAACAATATTCAGAACCTCGACGCCAATGTGCAGGCCGGGGCCAAGTACCTGGCGATGATCCGCCGCAAATTCTTCTCCAGCCCCAAACTCAATGAGCGCGAGCGCATGGCGTTCGTGCTGGCGGCCTACAACATGGGGCCGGAGCGGGTCCAGGGCATGCGCGCCGAGGCCCGGCGCCGGGGCCTGAATCCGAACCAGTGGTTCTTCCAGGTCGAGCGTATCGCCATGGAGCAGGTGGGAATGGGCGCGGTCAGCTATGTTAATAGCGTGAACAAGTATTACTTGGCGTTCGATCGGGAGCGGGAGTCGTTGGAGCCCCCGGGGCAAAAAGTGGCCTCACGGAAATGA
- a CDS encoding DoxX family protein yields MSSLINKVLFTRAGYGLTVLRIVVGIIFAAHGSQKLFGMFGGYGIAGTAQYMESLGLAPGHLMAILAGGTEFFAGLALIIGLLVRPAALGLAFLSLVAIFTVHLPNGLFMANNGYEFALALLGGSIAVLIEGAGKLSADRAIAG; encoded by the coding sequence ATGAGCTCACTGATCAACAAGGTCCTGTTTACCCGCGCTGGCTACGGCCTGACTGTTCTGCGGATCGTGGTCGGCATCATTTTCGCGGCCCACGGCTCACAGAAACTCTTCGGCATGTTTGGTGGTTACGGCATCGCCGGCACCGCGCAGTACATGGAAAGCCTTGGCCTGGCGCCGGGTCACCTGATGGCGATCCTGGCCGGTGGCACCGAGTTCTTCGCTGGCCTGGCGTTGATCATCGGCTTGCTGGTTCGTCCGGCCGCTCTGGGGCTAGCCTTCCTCTCGCTGGTGGCGATCTTCACCGTGCACTTGCCTAACGGTCTGTTCATGGCTAACAACGGTTACGAGTTCGCCCTGGCCTTGCTGGGTGGCAGCATTGCCGTGCTGATCGAAGGTGCCGGCAAGCTTTCGGCAGACCGCGCCATCGCCGGCTGA
- a CDS encoding class I SAM-dependent methyltransferase, with the protein MNALSPVVRPAPITAHLTQRNPKILLGGKHQPTLLRYLDGWPRRTGGPAAFLIQFVEDGESLARFANDSFDLAVIQSPNLEDAPEVIRQLTRVARQGLITRR; encoded by the coding sequence ATGAACGCACTAAGCCCCGTTGTACGCCCCGCGCCGATCACGGCACACCTCACCCAGCGCAATCCAAAAATCCTGCTTGGCGGCAAACATCAGCCGACGCTCCTGCGTTATCTCGATGGCTGGCCACGTCGCACCGGCGGTCCCGCCGCGTTCCTGATCCAGTTTGTCGAAGACGGCGAGTCCCTGGCGCGATTTGCCAACGACAGTTTTGACCTGGCGGTGATTCAATCGCCGAACCTCGAAGACGCGCCCGAGGTGATCAGGCAATTGACTCGTGTTGCTCGACAAGGGCTGATTACGCGGCGCTGA